AGAGGTAGTTTTCACCCTCGACCGCAAACAGCTGGAATTACTGGATAAGCACATGGAATGGGTAGTGGAACCGGGAGACTTCAGCATTATGGTAGGTGCTTCTTCCGAAGACATCCGCCTGAGTGGAAAATTGACAGTAGAAGATCCAAACGCCCCCATGCAAGCACAGGCAAAACCGGATGCTCCCGTAACTGCCAGCACCAATCCGGAAAGTGTAATGAACGTGCTCGATAAAAAAATGAATACTGTTTGGGAAGGAAATAAAGGAGATTATATTACCTTTGCCTTGGAGAACGGCTCCAAGGTAGATGGCGTTTCCATTGCATTCAGCAGAGGCAACGGTCTGCCGGCGGAGTTTGAAATCCAGCTTTCAAGTGGCGGCGGACAATTCCTGACGGTTTATTCGGGTACAGTCAGCGAGTACGGAAAGTTGATTTCATATACGTTCAAAGGAACTATTGCCAGCGACTTGCGCATTGTACTAAATGATGACCGCGTAGGAGTGGCAGAAATAGTGTGCGAAGCACGCTAAAGAGTGATAAGGTGATAAAGTTATAGCGTGATATTTTATCATATTACCACCTTATCGCCTTATCACTCTATAACATTATCACTCTATAACATAATATCATGAGAAAACTTCTTTTCTGTATGCTTGGATTAGCAATGACAGCCTGTGCACCCCGCAAAGCGGGAAACGTAAACAACGAAAGTGACGAACTCGCCATGCTGGTAGGTACGTACACTGATGGAAACAGCAAAGGTATTTACACCTTCCGTTTCAACCAGGAAACGGGACTTGCCACCTCGCTCAGTTCCATCGAAGTACTCAACCCGTCTTACCTCATCCCTTCGGAAGATGGAAAGTTTGTCTATGCCGTCAGCGAAATGAACGACACAACAGCTGCTCTCAATGCTTTCTCCTTCGATAAGGAAACAGGGAAACTCAGTTTGTTGAACCGCCAGCCCACTATGGGAGCCGATCCTTGCTACGTTGCCACCAACGGAAAAGAAGTACTCACAGCCAACTACAGCGGAGGTAGCATGTCTATCTTCCCGTTGAAAAAGAATGGTTCATTAGAGCCTATCGATACCCTTTTTGAAGGCAGTACCGGCGGACCGGACGCTGAAAGACAGGCAACACCCCACGTACATTGCACTGTCTTCTCTCCGGATGGAAAATATATCTTTGCCACTGATTTCAGTGCCGACCGTATCCTACGCTTTGTCATACACCCGAAGAGCATTATCCCCCACCCTTCTGCCGAAGCTATTGACGTAGATCCTAATTCCGGTCCACGTCATCTCACCTTCAGCCCGAACGGCAAGTACGCGTATCTTATCAGCGAATTATCCGGTAATATCACAGCTTTCAGTTACCTGGATGGTAAACTGGAAAAGATACAGACCATTGCAGCCGACACACTCCGTGCACGTGGCAGTGCCGATATACATCTCAGTCCCGATGGGAAATACTTGTATGCCAGCAATCGCCTGAAAGGTGACGGTCTTGCCATCTTCGAAGTAAATCCGGAAACCGGCATGTTAGCAAAGGTAGGCTACCAGTTGACGGGGATTCATCCGCGTAACTTTATTATCACCCCGAACGGGAAATATCTGTTGGCCGCCTGCCGCGACAGTCATGTCATTCAGGTATTCCAACGAGATCCCGTAACAGGTCTGTTATCAGATACGCATCAAGATATCCGTATTGATAAACCCGTCTGCATCCAATTCGTAAAATAGCCGGGTAAAAGCTTAACTTCCGGTTTTTAATCTTGTATATTTGTCATCGTAATCCTGATTTAGATTCAGGGTCACAGATAGTAACAGGGAAAAGCATTTGCTTCTCCCTGTTTTTTTATATCCGATACTTTTTCAGGCGAAAAATAAGATACTTTGAGGCAAAATACATCCGTCCCACCCTTTACTAAAATGGCTTCGGATTTTTACTAAATTCACGACTGAAAATTAGTAAAAATCTACCGGAAAATTAGTAAAAACCCGATAAGGTTTTAGTAAAAAACAGTCACCCCGTCCAGAAAGGCTTCTGACGGCACTGACAGCCTATTCTGTTAATATTCTATAATCTTACTCTTGACAAAAATAACTTCATTAACTTTGTCCCTTAACCGAAATTGTTTAAACAACGCGATTTATGAAGAAAAAAAACATAGTATTACTTTCAGCACTGTTGTTCTCCGTTTCTGCCATAGCGCAAACAGAAGTGACAACAGGTATCATGCGTGGCAAAGACTACGGCGTTACTTACGTACTTCCGAAAACAGAAATCGAACTTACCGTGCAAGCCACTAAACATATCTATACTCCCGGAGAATTTTCCAAGTATGCTGACCGTTATCTGCGATTAACTAATGTTTCTTCCGAACCGAAAACTTACTGGACATTGGACAAGATACAAACAGCAGTAGTCGGTATACCTGATAAAGAGAATGTATATTTTGTAAAGATGAAAGACAAAACCGTGGCTCCTCTTATCGAATTGAGCAAAGACGGCATCGTCTACTCCATCAACATGCCGTTGGGCAGCGGACAAAAGAAAGCAGCTCCTGCCACTCCCAAGGCAGCTGATAATACTCCTTACGTCAATCCCCGTAGCTTCCTGACAGAAGAAATCCTGATGGCAAATTCAACGGCAAAGATGGCGGAGTTGGTTGCAAAAGAAATCTATAACATCCGTGAAAGCAAAAATGCCCTGTTGCGCGGTGAATCGGACAACATGCCCAAAGACGGTGCACAACTAAAGCTTATGCTGGATAACCTGACCTTGCAGGAACGTGCAATGACCGAAATGTTTGCAGGCAAAGTGACCGATGAAGAGAAAATATATACCATCCGCATCGTCCCCAAAGAGATGAAGAATGAAGTTGCTTTCCGTTTTTCTAAGAAGTTGGGTATTGTAGCCAACAATGACCTGGCAGGCGAACCTATTTATATCACGGTAACTGACCTTAAAAGCATAAAAATCCCTGAAGTCGATCCAAAGAAGAAGCTGGATGAAGGTGTTGCCTACAATGTACCGGGCAGAGCTCACGTTACATTAAGCTATAACAATAAAGAATTGTATAATTCAGAAATTCCTGTCACACAATTTGGTGTAGTCGAATATCTCGCTCCTGTACTGTTCAATAAGAATTCCACAATAAAGGTATTATTCGATCCTGAAACAGGGGCTTTATTAAAAGTTGACAGAGAGTAATTTTATAAATCCATCCTTTCGTAATTGCACCACATAAGTTGTGACTCGTGAAGCATAATTCTCATCAGGATGGAAATGATCAGCAAGCTGGAAAACAATCTCCCGTACCGTACGCCGCCCGTCTATCAGACGCCACACTGCACTGCCGTGTTCTTCAAGGCGGACATGAATATCAGGAGACATGCTTTGCGGTAACAAAAGCCGGCGCATCCACTCATACTTGAAGCGGGGATAGGAGATTACAGCGTAATCTCCCTCCCATTCGGTCAAGATGTGGTCACAACGAACCGGAACAGCATCCAACAGACTGACTTTTCCTTCTGGTGTTTCCATACTCGTATCTGTTTACACTTATTTCTGAATATTGGGTTCTTCCAATTGATAACCAAACTTTTTATCGGCTCTCTTCAGCATAAAGGCTA
The nucleotide sequence above comes from Bacteroides intestinalis DSM 17393. Encoded proteins:
- a CDS encoding lactonase family protein, which encodes MRKLLFCMLGLAMTACAPRKAGNVNNESDELAMLVGTYTDGNSKGIYTFRFNQETGLATSLSSIEVLNPSYLIPSEDGKFVYAVSEMNDTTAALNAFSFDKETGKLSLLNRQPTMGADPCYVATNGKEVLTANYSGGSMSIFPLKKNGSLEPIDTLFEGSTGGPDAERQATPHVHCTVFSPDGKYIFATDFSADRILRFVIHPKSIIPHPSAEAIDVDPNSGPRHLTFSPNGKYAYLISELSGNITAFSYLDGKLEKIQTIAADTLRARGSADIHLSPDGKYLYASNRLKGDGLAIFEVNPETGMLAKVGYQLTGIHPRNFIITPNGKYLLAACRDSHVIQVFQRDPVTGLLSDTHQDIRIDKPVCIQFVK
- a CDS encoding PqqD family protein translates to METPEGKVSLLDAVPVRCDHILTEWEGDYAVISYPRFKYEWMRRLLLPQSMSPDIHVRLEEHGSAVWRLIDGRRTVREIVFQLADHFHPDENYASRVTTYVVQLRKDGFIKLLSVNF
- a CDS encoding DUF4831 family protein, encoding MKKKNIVLLSALLFSVSAIAQTEVTTGIMRGKDYGVTYVLPKTEIELTVQATKHIYTPGEFSKYADRYLRLTNVSSEPKTYWTLDKIQTAVVGIPDKENVYFVKMKDKTVAPLIELSKDGIVYSINMPLGSGQKKAAPATPKAADNTPYVNPRSFLTEEILMANSTAKMAELVAKEIYNIRESKNALLRGESDNMPKDGAQLKLMLDNLTLQERAMTEMFAGKVTDEEKIYTIRIVPKEMKNEVAFRFSKKLGIVANNDLAGEPIYITVTDLKSIKIPEVDPKKKLDEGVAYNVPGRAHVTLSYNNKELYNSEIPVTQFGVVEYLAPVLFNKNSTIKVLFDPETGALLKVDRE